The nucleotide window ACGAGTGCCAAAGCGACAACGGAAGCGATGACTAcaaagtgaaggaggaagaactcAGCAAAAACATCAGCTATGACACCATATATGAAGCCCTGGAACAGTTCGGGTACACAAAACCTGAGCTAAATGAGTACAACAACTTAGTGCTTCCAGATGGGTCGGAAGCTATCAACAGAAAAATTGCCTACATCTTTAAGCAGAAATTGCCGCTTGAAAATAGAGCCACGTCCAAATGTGAAAAGCTTgatgttttgaaaaaaagagaaagcaACCAGGACTACATGAGGTACAGGTCCTATATCGAAGTTATGAAGAAGTACAACTTGGATTTGAATGTGAAGACCAACGGCTTGAACAAGTTTTACAAGAGTGACTCCATCTtctttttatgatttttcgTGGGCCCGCGATTGGCCATTGCGGGGCGTGCACAGTTTGGGGGTAGACTTCCCTGTGCACTGCTGTGTGCACAAAACGGTGTCCGTGCGGGTTTGGCCCCACCCGTTTTCACCTAACCCTCTGTGAAACGTATGCACACGCaaatgcacatgcatatatatttacatttatgtaccCCCCGTGTGCACCGCCGCTTACCCTCTTGTGTTGAATAAAGCCTTCATCTTCACACGGCATTCGCAGCATGCCagcattttgcaaaacaaaaaaatgaaactatAAAGATGCAAATTCCACGTCAGTTTTTGCGCAAAACTGCCGTTCAATTTTACCAACTGTGTTATGTTTTTAGctagctggaaaaaaaaaaaaaaaaaaagaagcaatttttgcctgaacagctaaccatttggagaaaaaaataaaaaaaatgtaactttttacctgaacaggcTAGCCATatgggggataaaaaaaaaatgtcaccaTAACAACGCCAAAAAAAGCAGTGACaccattttaacaaaatgcgTGTATGGCGTCTCCCACTTCGAAAACCTCTACAAAACGTTAGCCCACATCAAAAGCCGTTGTACCACCTTCGCGTTAGCCGTCGCGAGGTAATCCTCCCGTGTAacccatttatttttattatggcAAATGGCTTTGGCGTACTTTCTGCAGCCTAGGTAAGCGGCTATGTTAGACATGctctcattttttacgtGCACTTTTGTACTTTCACTGTAATTTTTAAGGCGCAAAATATTGACCAGCTCATTATGTAACCGTTCGTGCATGTTCACACAATCTGATACCCCGCCAACGAGGACAATGTTGTTCATCAGTTCTTTTCGTAAATCCATTGGGCAGGAACATACACACTCGAAAATTAGCTGACTTAACGGCACTACGTTTTGCTTGTAGTAATATCCAGGTAAGTGCGCTAAAAACTCAGgctgaaaataaatttcgtGGCTTAACATTTCAGCCTTGGGGTCTATGTAAATATTACTGTATGGAATTTTATGAGGCTTCAACAAGCCATTACATTcgctgttcatttttatgctcCGGTCAATGTCTAGACTTATGTAACTGTTTAGctctttataattttgcacaAGGGTGTAGTCAACGTGGCTATCCTTCAATTTGACAAAATTGGAAATGTATTTAGTTATTAGGTAGCCTCCTATTTCGCAGTTCTTCGCGCTGTTTAGGAAAACCCCGTGATTTTCCGCGACGGGGGATACTCTGCTTGCGCTTTCGCCTAAGTCGACAACGAGGGCTTCACATATGGGGGAGGTGAAACGAAGGAGGATTCCACTTGAGCAGGTGACAATCAGATGTGCGAATGTCAAAGGAAGCAGGTGCCATCAAATCGGAGCACCGCTAACTGCAGAGAAGCCACAACtcagcttcccccctttttgcgaacCTGTTCTCATCCCGTAGTAGTAGGACGCCGCGAGAGAGTTGTAAATAAAAGATATCGACGCGAATTGGTGCGTCTTGAATGCCCAATTGAGCATGTTACTTATGAAGAgcttttccactttttcggGAATGGCGACGAGTAAGTTGTAGTCGCCTGTTCTTATGTGCAGTCTCTGTTTTGTGGGACGcaatgggggggggaacccaCAGAGGGAAcacatacatgtgcatgtgtgcatgtaggTTGGTATATATGTGGGGATGCGCATGTGTATGTGCTCCAGTGGGGAGTTCCCCCTCTTCCGTTACCTTCACCAGGTAGTTATACACTTGGAACAAATCTGCGAAGTCGTTCGCGCTCAGCGGATGTCGAGGGTCAGAAAACGTCATCTTCACAGTTAGCAGTTCGTCGCCTGAAGAAGGGGTGTGGAAGAGGGGCTACAAATGGTTAGGTCTGTATATACGCGCATGTCTATTCGTTGTTGGAGAGGGGTCAatctttttcgcctttttctgtctattcttctttttctcccttttccccccatctCCACGTAGTAGCTATTTCATTGGGGGGCaccttcctctccttccaGCTTGGCCGCTTCGTATTTAGCTCGGGTGTACTCTTCGACTGCCTCGAGTCCGAACTGTGTGGTGGAGCGGGCCCATTGCGCGCATGCGTGAAGATGTACACTTGTGATAGCGCGAATGTGCATGCTCATACATCCGTTCGCGTGGAGCCAAATGACGATGTCGCGCCTCCATCTTGGGGGGCTTCCCGACGTGGTCAACTATCGGATGACTCTCTCTCTCCCTACTTTCACCTCCCTCGAATTGGAGAAAACTTTcctgcaaaagggaagaaaaaaaataaaaaataaaataaaaacatacacatgtgtgtatccCTGCTCACACACAGGGCGCTGGCCAAATCATACTCTACGTATAGACAGGGGATTTGCAGAGCTGGCATTTCCTCCGTGGCGACTCCCATTTTGACGGTCCTACGGAAGCAAATAGGTGCGAGTAAGTGGACACAATTTTACGGGACGAAGGGGTCTGCCACGTTTTAAGTACTGGGGCCACTCAAATGGGGTAAATATTATGGGTCAGTTCTTTTCTTGCCtgcctttttctcctcttacAGATCTGCCGCAGCCTACTGGTCgatttgttttcccctcTGTGCTTACCAAGACCCCGGGTCCAAAATCACGACGGGAATGCTTTCCTCCGTTGCCCCCTCATCCTCTCCACcgtccatttttatttctgttaggaaaagcgaaaagaaaaaaaaacattttgaagacgCCACAAGGGAAGCACACAATGTATGAGTAATGTAAAGGAGACCCGCCATTAATTTTGCAGACAAGTCATTTTAGCCGTGGGGACAAAAAATTAGATTGCTCTCCCTCCGGCTGTTCCAGACGGTCCTCATTACGTTCATACTTACATACGAATGGAAGAAGCGAACAATTGCAACGTCGCGTTGAGGTGGCTTAACCGGTGGAGCGGCAGTGGATGtcacatttttgcgcccccctttgtgtgttaaaaaatgttgaaaTTTTGCTTCACACCATTATTTGTACCTCATGGATCATTAAAGAGAGgctaatgttttttttttttccctttgtttTGAGGCCCACACCAAAGGGCGTCGCTGCCGCTACGAAAGAATATTGCGGTGCATGCAGGGGGCGGCACATCCCAACggtcgcaaaaaaaaggggaacttcTACCGGTGCAGAGGTGCGGCCACAATGGGGGAatcacaaaagggggaccaCTTCCCAAACGGCTAACCACCTTGACGATCGCAAaactgttttaaaaatgaaaaaaagttaattgtTCGTTTAGGTAATCATGAGAAGAAGGGGGTGGGCCTGttttgcctcttcttttttgcctcctctttttgccttcattttttgtctttttttttttgttctccctcTTCTACCCTTTAAAAGTAGCGCGCggtgatttaaaaaaaaaaaaaaaaaaaaaaaaaggcacagcTACGGAGGCATAacacaaatgtgtatttCCACGCCCACACATACACGTGATTTAGGAATTGCTACAAAAGTAACTACACAtacatgtacaaaaaaaatggaaaaaaaaaagcaaagcagtCATGACACgtaaacaaaaagggggaaaaacctGTAGAGACAAAATTGctttcacaaaatgaacagtgtttatatacatacgtacgaaCATACGTGATGCGTGCATCGAATGCGCGcgcacacacatgtacacaaACGAGGCGGTCTGCAAATTAATTGGAAAATACTAAGTGAATAAGTTCtttacacacacatacgcgcgagatttaatttttccaaatgttGGAGGGGTTACTTGTACGTGCTGTGGGTACACACCTCATGCGATCGATGGGTGTACCTCTCTCCACGTAACTGTAACTtcaagaaaattaaaaaatggtaTCTTTTTTCGGGTAAGCGGTGTgcgtgtgtgggggggaagctcaCCTCTCCCGGTAACAGGCCGAGCCGCGGGGGCATCCCGTCGCGAAGTTCGCACATCCCGTTCGGTTAAAAGGGGCAACATGCGGGGCGTTCCGCTGGGCGTCCAACGGGGGTTTTCGTTCCGTTCATTTTGGTTCAGTTTAGATCAGTTTAGTTTTGATCAGTTTATTTTCGCTTCGATTTTCTTCCattcccttttcttcacgCTTCGATCTCTTCACGCTTCGCTCTCCTCACGCTTCGCTCTCCTCACGCTTCGCTCTCCTCACGCTTCGCTCTCCTCACGCTTCGCTCTCCTCACGCTTCGCTCTCTTCACGCTTCGCTCTCTTCACGCTCCGCTCCACGGCGCCCCGCTCCGCTGCGCTAACACAGAGCTGTTGTGCGAGATGTACCTGGTGAAGTACCTCATCACCTTCATGGCGTCCTCATATTTGATGTTGCCATGCTCGGTGTCCATCAGAAGGGCGTGCACCGTTTGGAGGGTGACGAGGGAAGTGAGGGAGGCCACTA belongs to Plasmodium vivax chromosome 3, whole genome shotgun sequence and includes:
- a CDS encoding actin-like protein, putative (encoded by transcript PVX_000750A) produces the protein MDGGEDEGATEESIPVVILDPGSWTVKMGVATEEMPALQIPCLYVEKVFSNSREVKFGLEAVEEYTRAKYEAAKLEGEEGDELLTVKMTFSDPRHPLSANDFADLFQVYNYLVKRLHIRTGDYNLLVAIPEKVEKLFISNMLNWAFKTHQFASISFIYNSLAASYYYGMRTALVVDLGESASRVSPVAENHGVFLNSAKNCEIGGYLITKYISNFVKLKDSHVDYTLVQNYKELNSYISLDIDRSIKMNSECNGLLKPHKIPYSNIYIDPKAEMLSHEIYFQPEFLAHLPGYYYKQNVVPLSQLIFECVCSCPMDLRKELMNNIVLVGGVSDCVNMHERLHNELVNILRLKNYSESTKVHVKNESMSNIAAYLGCRKYAKAICHNKNKWVTREDYLATANAKVVQRLLMWANVL